One Dietzia sp. JS16-p6b genomic window carries:
- a CDS encoding TetR/AcrR family transcriptional regulator encodes MSSRKYEMSRRAQTAALTRGRILDAAESLFVRHGYSRTTLREVARRAGVSVQSVYQAGSKASLMMAILERGFSGEERAVSILARPEFQAIMADPDTERALGRYVDFIVAANGRIFDLWHAAILASDSDPEIAEAVRRSETRRIEDLHLGSGWFVGRGLLPQDRVSEFADVLGHLTGPDTHRYFVRERGWTDERFAQWLRATIAGQLGQYQTGRRMPEGE; translated from the coding sequence ATGAGTTCGCGCAAGTACGAGATGAGCCGTCGGGCCCAGACCGCCGCACTGACCCGCGGGCGAATCCTGGACGCCGCCGAGTCGCTGTTCGTGCGACACGGTTATTCCCGGACCACTCTCCGTGAGGTCGCCCGTCGCGCCGGTGTCTCGGTGCAGTCGGTGTACCAGGCCGGTTCCAAGGCGTCGTTGATGATGGCGATTCTCGAGCGGGGGTTCTCCGGGGAAGAGCGAGCCGTCTCGATACTCGCCCGACCGGAGTTCCAGGCGATCATGGCCGACCCCGACACCGAGCGCGCGTTGGGTCGCTACGTGGACTTCATCGTCGCCGCCAACGGTCGGATCTTCGACTTGTGGCATGCGGCCATCCTGGCCAGCGACTCCGATCCCGAGATCGCCGAGGCGGTCCGTCGGAGCGAGACACGGCGGATAGAGGACCTCCACCTGGGCAGTGGGTGGTTCGTCGGACGCGGGTTACTTCCCCAGGACCGGGTGTCTGAGTTCGCCGACGTGCTCGGCCACCTGACCGGGCCCGACACGCACAGGTATTTCGTCCGGGAGCGGGGATGGACCGACGAGCGTTTCGCGCAGTGGCTCCGCGCGACCATCGCCGGCCAGCTCGGCCAGTATCAGACGGGTCGCCGGATGCCGGAGGGAGAGTGA
- a CDS encoding AraC family transcriptional regulator yields MIEILNRLVDEIEGRLGEEFDVDAIAGEMGTTGYHARRMFSSLAGMPVSEYVRRRRMTVAASDVIGDEDLLTIAVRYGYGSTEAFGRAFRAVHGVSHGDVRRDGGPLRSQPQLRFRLTVEGSHPMDARILTHHEFRLIGHAARVPLNHEGVNAHIERHIASLPASEHDRLKLLSGTEPSGLLQVSADVDPGYAEGSELTYLHGVAVDVDADVPDDLDVIDVAAGAWVVFRTSGPHPAALQEAYAASATEWFPSNPWRLRPGPSIVSVLDRAPDFSSATCELWFPIERA; encoded by the coding sequence ATGATCGAGATTCTCAACCGCCTCGTCGACGAGATCGAAGGACGCCTCGGTGAGGAGTTCGACGTCGACGCGATCGCCGGCGAGATGGGGACGACCGGGTATCACGCCCGTCGGATGTTCTCGTCCCTGGCGGGGATGCCGGTGTCCGAGTACGTCCGTCGTCGACGCATGACCGTTGCCGCGTCCGACGTGATCGGCGACGAGGACCTGTTGACGATCGCCGTGCGGTACGGGTACGGCTCGACCGAGGCCTTCGGTCGAGCGTTCCGTGCCGTCCACGGCGTGAGCCATGGAGACGTTCGACGTGATGGCGGCCCCCTTCGCAGCCAACCGCAGCTCAGGTTCCGCCTGACCGTCGAAGGGAGTCATCCCATGGATGCCCGAATCCTCACTCACCACGAATTTCGCCTGATCGGCCACGCCGCCCGGGTGCCGTTGAACCATGAAGGCGTCAACGCGCACATCGAGCGCCACATCGCTTCTCTGCCCGCTTCCGAGCACGACCGCCTTAAGCTCCTCAGCGGTACCGAGCCCTCGGGTCTGCTGCAGGTCAGCGCCGACGTCGACCCGGGCTACGCAGAGGGCAGCGAACTGACCTATCTACACGGCGTGGCGGTCGACGTCGACGCCGACGTTCCCGACGACCTCGACGTGATCGACGTGGCCGCGGGGGCGTGGGTGGTCTTCCGCACCTCCGGGCCGCATCCGGCGGCCCTGCAGGAGGCGTACGCAGCGTCCGCGACTGAGTGGTTCCCCTCCAATCCGTGGAGGTTGCGCCCGGGACCGTCGATCGTGTCGGTACTCGATCGCGCTCCGGACTTCAGTTCGGCGACCTGCGAACTCTGGTTCCCGATCGAGCGCGCCTGA
- a CDS encoding polynucleotide kinase-phosphatase has translation MSELPIPELSLVLLVGASGSGKSTFAATHFAPTEVISSDECRAMVSDDANSQEATADAFSVVEFIAGKRLARGLLTVIDATNVQPAARKSLLALAKEHDVLAAAIVLDLPTSVAVERNAARTDRDFGARVIRRQQEQLHRSLRGLRKEGFRSIHVLDSEQAVAEASIVRTRLFNDRRDDHGPFDVIGDVHGCPLELEELLERLGYTLERDQAGRAIDARHPESRRVVFVGDLVDRGPDSPGVLRLAMGMVDAGTALCVSGNHEAKLAKALGRGTVRATHGLQQTLDQLATEEASFVARTRAFCDGLVAHYVLDDGDLVVAHAGLKEKYHGRASGRVRAFALFGDTSGETDEFGLPVRYPWADDYRGSATVLYGHTPVTETEWVNNTMCLDTGCVFGGSLTALRYPERETVAVAARDTYYEPIRPPTPPERDPATLKLTDVLGPRVIETRYMGRVSLRDENAAGALEVMSRFAVDPGQLYYLPPTMSPVDSSPRDGLLEHPDQAFDHFAAQGVDLVICQEKHMGSRAVVRVAQQGAGVIHSRTGRAFLPDEQQSVVLQRIARAATVAGVWDDLGATWLLLDTEILPWTLKAEPMIRDQYAAVGAAAGAALPAAVRALESAADRGSNVGDLLGRTLTRAGDADKFVEAYRRYIRPVEGDLGLQIAPFQLVASDADTYETRDHHWHLALADRLVAADPDLFRTTRRLDIDLADDRSRAAGSAWWDDLTSTGGEGMVVKPLANLTRGKKGLVQPGLKVRGREYLRIIYGADYTTPATLVGLKNRSLGQKRSMALREYALGLEGARRAAAGEPIWRVHQCVFGVLAMESEPVDPRL, from the coding sequence ATGAGTGAGCTGCCCATCCCCGAGTTGTCCCTGGTCCTGCTCGTCGGTGCCAGCGGTTCCGGCAAATCGACCTTCGCGGCGACGCACTTCGCCCCGACGGAGGTGATCTCCAGCGACGAGTGTCGGGCGATGGTCAGCGATGACGCCAACTCCCAGGAGGCGACCGCAGACGCGTTCTCCGTCGTGGAGTTCATCGCCGGCAAGCGACTGGCACGCGGGCTGCTGACCGTGATCGACGCGACCAATGTGCAACCGGCGGCCAGAAAGTCCCTGCTGGCGCTGGCCAAGGAGCACGACGTGCTGGCCGCCGCCATCGTCCTGGACCTGCCGACCTCGGTGGCCGTGGAGCGCAACGCGGCCCGCACGGATCGCGACTTCGGTGCCCGGGTGATCAGGCGCCAGCAGGAGCAACTGCACCGGTCGCTGCGTGGACTCAGGAAGGAGGGCTTCCGCTCCATCCACGTGTTGGACTCGGAGCAGGCGGTGGCCGAGGCCTCGATCGTGCGGACCCGGCTGTTCAACGATCGACGCGACGACCACGGGCCGTTCGATGTGATCGGGGATGTCCACGGCTGTCCCCTCGAACTGGAGGAACTGCTCGAGCGGCTCGGCTACACCCTCGAGAGGGACCAGGCCGGTCGCGCGATCGACGCCCGCCACCCGGAGTCGCGACGCGTGGTGTTCGTGGGCGATCTGGTCGACCGCGGACCGGACTCACCGGGCGTCCTCCGGTTGGCGATGGGGATGGTCGACGCCGGCACTGCCCTGTGCGTATCGGGAAACCACGAGGCCAAGCTCGCCAAGGCCCTGGGGCGGGGAACGGTCAGGGCCACCCATGGACTGCAGCAGACGCTCGATCAGCTGGCGACGGAGGAGGCGTCGTTCGTCGCCCGGACGCGGGCGTTCTGTGACGGTCTCGTGGCGCACTACGTCCTGGACGACGGCGACCTGGTCGTGGCACACGCCGGCCTGAAAGAGAAATACCACGGCCGTGCGTCCGGCCGGGTGCGGGCGTTCGCCCTCTTCGGAGACACCAGCGGCGAGACCGACGAGTTCGGCCTGCCCGTCCGGTACCCGTGGGCCGACGACTACCGAGGGTCGGCGACGGTGCTGTACGGGCACACCCCTGTCACCGAGACCGAGTGGGTCAACAACACGATGTGCCTGGATACGGGGTGCGTCTTCGGCGGGTCCCTGACCGCGCTGCGCTACCCCGAACGCGAGACCGTGGCGGTCGCCGCCAGGGACACCTACTACGAGCCGATCCGGCCCCCGACGCCCCCCGAGCGGGATCCGGCGACCCTGAAGTTGACCGACGTGCTGGGGCCCCGGGTGATCGAGACCCGCTACATGGGAAGGGTGTCGCTGCGTGACGAGAACGCGGCCGGGGCCCTGGAGGTGATGAGCCGCTTCGCCGTCGACCCCGGACAGCTCTACTACCTCCCGCCGACCATGTCGCCCGTCGACAGCTCCCCACGCGACGGCCTCCTCGAACACCCCGATCAGGCGTTCGACCACTTCGCCGCGCAGGGCGTCGACCTGGTGATCTGCCAGGAGAAACACATGGGGTCCCGCGCGGTCGTGCGCGTGGCACAGCAGGGCGCCGGGGTGATCCACTCCCGGACGGGCCGCGCGTTCCTCCCGGACGAGCAGCAGTCGGTGGTCCTGCAACGGATCGCCCGCGCGGCCACGGTCGCCGGGGTGTGGGACGACCTGGGCGCCACCTGGCTACTGCTCGACACCGAGATCCTGCCGTGGACTCTCAAGGCCGAACCGATGATCCGGGACCAGTACGCCGCCGTCGGCGCCGCTGCCGGAGCCGCACTGCCCGCCGCGGTCCGCGCGCTCGAGTCAGCCGCCGACCGCGGCAGCAACGTGGGGGACCTGCTGGGGCGGACACTCACCCGGGCGGGCGATGCCGATAAGTTCGTCGAGGCCTACCGGCGCTACATCCGACCGGTCGAGGGCGACCTCGGCCTGCAGATCGCGCCGTTCCAGCTCGTGGCCAGCGACGCCGATACCTACGAGACCCGGGACCATCACTGGCACCTCGCTCTGGCGGACCGGCTCGTCGCCGCCGACCCGGATCTGTTCCGTACCACCCGGCGCCTCGACATCGATCTGGCCGACGACCGTTCGCGTGCTGCGGGGTCGGCGTGGTGGGACGATCTCACCTCAACCGGCGGTGAGGGCATGGTCGTCAAGCCACTGGCCAACCTCACCCGAGGAAAGAAGGGCCTGGTCCAACCCGGACTCAAGGTCCGCGGACGTGAGTACCTGCGCATCATCTACGGCGCCGACTACACCACCCCGGCGACGCTGGTTGGCCTCAAGAATCGATCGCTCGGCCAGAAGCGCTCCATGGCGCTGCGGGAGTACGCGCTCGGCCTCGAAGGGGCACGCCGGGCCGCGGCCGGTGAACCGATCTGGCGTGTTCACCAGTGCGTCTTCGGCGTCCTGGCCATGGAATCCGAACCCGTGGACCCGCGGCTGTGA
- a CDS encoding 3' terminal RNA ribose 2'-O-methyltransferase Hen1 — MLLTITARRSEALPTPGDLGFLLHKHPDKVQSFGVYAGTAHVFYPEVSAQACTSALLLEVDPVALVRGRSGRGDAFALGHYVNDRPYVASSLLAVAMGKVFRSALNGQCVGYEDLVDAPLDLTISLPTVPGEPDLVRRLFAPLGWDVRAEPIAFDATRPEWGPAPLVGLTLTGSVRLTDALSHLYVLLPVLDEAKHYWVGRDEVDKLLRAGDRWLPGHPERDLVAHRYLAGQRDLREDALSRLAGLDDRAAESAHDAATPDSAGTPRPLVRLRHDAVLDVVRDLAPGTIADVGCGSGALLGGLLKVKGVTRVIGTEVSDLALSKAATRLNVESMTERQAGRLSLLRSSLMYEDERLTGLDMAILMEVIEHVDLDRLPAVVRNVFGAMRPRHVVITTPNVEYNVHYPALATGGFRHPDHRFEWTRQQFRSWARSVAGVHGYQVDFRPVGDDDPQTGPPTQMAVFSLSDPVEGSA; from the coding sequence ATGTTGCTGACGATCACCGCCCGCCGCTCCGAGGCGCTCCCCACGCCGGGTGATCTGGGTTTCCTGCTGCACAAGCACCCCGACAAGGTGCAATCCTTCGGCGTGTACGCGGGCACGGCGCACGTGTTCTACCCCGAGGTCAGCGCGCAGGCGTGCACCTCCGCGCTGCTTCTGGAGGTCGATCCGGTCGCTCTGGTCCGCGGCCGCTCCGGGCGCGGTGACGCGTTCGCACTGGGGCACTACGTCAACGATCGCCCCTACGTGGCGTCGTCGCTGCTGGCGGTGGCGATGGGAAAGGTGTTCCGGTCAGCGCTCAACGGACAGTGTGTCGGCTACGAGGACCTGGTCGATGCTCCCCTGGATCTGACGATCTCACTGCCGACGGTGCCCGGTGAACCCGACCTGGTGCGCCGGTTGTTCGCGCCACTGGGATGGGACGTCCGGGCCGAGCCGATCGCGTTCGATGCCACCAGGCCCGAGTGGGGCCCGGCGCCGCTGGTGGGTCTGACGTTGACCGGGTCCGTGCGGCTGACGGACGCCCTCAGTCACCTCTACGTCCTGCTCCCCGTCCTCGATGAGGCCAAGCACTACTGGGTGGGCCGGGACGAGGTCGACAAGCTGCTGCGTGCCGGTGACCGCTGGCTGCCGGGGCATCCGGAGCGGGATCTGGTGGCACACCGCTACCTGGCCGGACAGCGAGATCTACGCGAGGACGCGCTGTCCCGTCTCGCCGGACTGGACGACCGCGCCGCAGAGTCCGCACATGACGCCGCGACACCGGACTCCGCCGGGACCCCTCGTCCCCTGGTCAGACTGCGTCACGACGCTGTCCTGGACGTGGTCCGTGATCTGGCGCCGGGCACGATCGCCGACGTGGGCTGCGGTTCAGGCGCCCTGCTGGGCGGCCTGCTCAAGGTCAAGGGAGTGACACGCGTGATCGGCACGGAGGTCTCCGACCTCGCCCTGTCCAAGGCGGCCACGAGGCTGAACGTGGAGTCGATGACGGAGCGCCAGGCAGGCCGTCTGTCCCTCCTGCGGTCCTCGTTGATGTACGAGGACGAGCGCCTGACAGGTCTCGACATGGCGATCCTCATGGAGGTAATCGAGCACGTCGACCTCGACCGCCTGCCGGCGGTCGTGCGCAACGTGTTCGGCGCCATGCGTCCCCGGCACGTAGTGATCACCACGCCCAATGTCGAGTACAACGTGCACTACCCGGCGCTGGCCACCGGGGGATTCCGGCACCCGGATCACCGCTTCGAGTGGACGCGACAGCAGTTCCGGTCCTGGGCCCGTTCTGTCGCCGGCGTCCACGGCTACCAGGTGGATTTTCGCCCCGTGGGCGACGATGACCCACAGACCGGCCCGCCGACGCAGATGGCCGTGTTCAGTCTGTCCGATCCTGTGGAGGGGTCCGCATGA
- a CDS encoding winged helix-turn-helix domain-containing protein, translating into MAEWTFLTNHAHVLLCIAQDSETRLRDIADAVGITERATQRIVAELEEAGYLQRIRDGRRNRYSLNRDLPLRHPLEREHMVGEILSVLGAPRTHAAHGDE; encoded by the coding sequence GTGGCGGAGTGGACGTTTCTCACCAACCACGCCCACGTCCTGCTGTGCATCGCGCAGGATTCCGAGACGCGGCTGCGCGACATCGCCGACGCGGTCGGGATCACCGAGCGGGCCACCCAGCGGATCGTGGCCGAGCTGGAGGAGGCCGGGTACCTCCAGCGCATCCGGGACGGGCGCCGTAACCGCTACAGCCTGAACCGGGACCTGCCGCTGCGCCACCCACTCGAACGTGAGCACATGGTCGGCGAGATCCTCAGCGTGCTGGGAGCCCCACGGACGCACGCGGCCCACGGGGACGAATGA
- a CDS encoding sodium-dependent bicarbonate transport family permease, with the protein MDLSILGSLTDPPILFFFLGLFVAAVRSNLEIPAPVTKFLSLYLLMAIGFKGGQALRETGLTGRAAAVIGIALLLALVIPALGFLVLRRRVNEFDAAAIAATYGSVSAVTFIAATQFVTARGEEPGGYMTVALVLMESPAIIMAVLLATWARSRQRSAQMAGDAGAGAPGPASGAPLSMRAILHEAFTDGAHLLLIGSLVIGTMVGADAGESMSPFVNDMFKGLLAFFLLEMGLLVARQLREVRDVGPFLIGFGIVMPLIGASMALALGALAGLPVGDLTMLAVLAASGSYIVVPAVVRYAIPEARPSRYFTMALAVTFPFNIVLGIPLYYTVAQHLGA; encoded by the coding sequence GTGGACCTCAGCATTCTCGGCAGCCTCACGGACCCGCCGATCCTGTTCTTCTTCCTGGGGCTGTTCGTCGCCGCGGTGCGCTCCAATCTGGAGATACCGGCCCCCGTCACCAAGTTCCTGTCGCTCTACCTGCTGATGGCGATCGGGTTCAAGGGCGGCCAGGCTCTCCGCGAGACCGGTCTGACCGGCCGCGCCGCAGCGGTGATCGGCATCGCTCTGCTCCTGGCCCTGGTGATCCCTGCGCTGGGCTTCCTGGTCCTGCGGCGCAGAGTGAACGAGTTCGATGCGGCCGCCATCGCCGCCACCTACGGGTCGGTCAGCGCGGTGACGTTCATCGCCGCGACGCAGTTCGTGACCGCCCGTGGCGAGGAACCCGGCGGGTACATGACGGTCGCCCTGGTGCTGATGGAATCGCCCGCGATCATCATGGCGGTGCTTCTAGCCACCTGGGCCCGGTCACGTCAACGCTCAGCTCAGATGGCGGGCGACGCGGGGGCCGGAGCCCCCGGTCCCGCGTCGGGGGCACCCCTGTCGATGCGGGCGATCCTGCACGAGGCGTTCACCGACGGCGCGCACCTGCTGCTGATCGGGTCGCTCGTGATCGGCACCATGGTGGGGGCCGACGCCGGCGAGTCCATGTCCCCGTTCGTCAACGACATGTTCAAGGGCCTGCTGGCCTTCTTCCTGCTCGAGATGGGCCTGCTCGTCGCCCGTCAACTCCGCGAGGTCCGCGACGTGGGCCCGTTCCTGATCGGGTTCGGCATCGTGATGCCCCTGATCGGAGCGTCGATGGCGCTGGCCCTGGGTGCACTGGCCGGGCTCCCGGTCGGCGACCTGACCATGCTCGCCGTGCTCGCGGCGAGCGGGTCCTACATCGTCGTCCCGGCCGTGGTGCGCTACGCGATCCCCGAAGCGCGGCCGTCCCGGTACTTCACAATGGCCCTTGCCGTGACGTTCCCGTTCAACATCGTCCTCGGCATTCCGCTCTACTACACCGTCGCCCAGCACCTGGGCGCCTGA
- a CDS encoding transcriptional regulator produces MRDVKRIELVVESGVAGRFLGALDSLGLTHRTVIPGIYGRGQHGERGGDPFSTFDNTFVLVAVDPDRIDEVLRSLRPLLKSVGGMCLVSDAQSVRY; encoded by the coding sequence ATGAGAGACGTCAAACGGATCGAACTGGTGGTGGAATCCGGGGTCGCCGGGAGGTTCCTCGGCGCGTTGGATTCGCTGGGCCTGACCCATCGCACCGTGATCCCGGGGATCTACGGGCGGGGCCAGCACGGTGAGCGCGGGGGGGACCCCTTCTCCACCTTCGACAACACCTTCGTGCTCGTGGCGGTCGACCCCGACCGGATCGACGAGGTCCTCCGGTCGCTGCGCCCCCTTCTGAAGTCCGTCGGTGGCATGTGTCTGGTCTCGGACGCCCAGTCGGTGCGGTACTGA
- a CDS encoding energy-coupling factor ABC transporter permease, which produces MHIAEGFLPSVHALAWTAVAAPFVIHGAREVIRTVRRTPEAGVLLGVAGAFTFVMSAVKLPSVTGSSSHPTGTGLGTIIFRPPVMAFVATVVLIFQALLLAHGGLTTLGANVFSMGVAGPWVAYGAFVLCRRVAVPLLGAVFVAAFLADLVTYLVTSAQLALAFPSAEHGVWYSMSEFLAVFAITQIPLAVVEALIVVVIVSVLLRIASRELDLVGFFRRARLADAGTVADPGDRTDRVEATETVR; this is translated from the coding sequence ATGCATATCGCAGAGGGTTTCCTCCCCTCCGTGCACGCCCTGGCATGGACGGCGGTCGCGGCACCGTTCGTGATCCACGGCGCGCGCGAGGTCATCAGGACGGTCCGCCGGACTCCGGAGGCGGGCGTCCTGCTCGGCGTGGCCGGGGCGTTCACGTTCGTCATGTCGGCCGTCAAGCTCCCGTCGGTGACGGGGTCCAGCTCGCACCCCACCGGCACCGGCCTGGGGACGATCATCTTCCGGCCCCCGGTCATGGCCTTCGTCGCGACCGTCGTCCTGATCTTCCAGGCGCTGCTGCTCGCGCACGGGGGCCTCACCACGCTCGGCGCGAACGTGTTCTCCATGGGGGTCGCCGGGCCGTGGGTCGCCTACGGCGCGTTCGTCCTGTGCCGACGCGTCGCGGTGCCACTGCTCGGTGCGGTGTTCGTGGCCGCGTTCCTCGCCGACCTGGTGACCTACCTGGTGACCAGCGCGCAGCTCGCGCTGGCGTTCCCGAGCGCCGAGCACGGTGTGTGGTATTCGATGTCCGAGTTCCTCGCCGTCTTCGCGATCACCCAGATCCCGTTGGCGGTCGTCGAGGCCCTCATCGTCGTGGTGATCGTCAGCGTTCTCCTGCGCATCGCCTCCCGTGAACTCGATCTGGTGGGTTTCTTCCGGAGGGCGCGACTCGCCGACGCGGGAACCGTCGCGGATCCCGGGGATCGTACCGATCGGGTCGAGGCCACGGAGACGGTGCGATGA
- a CDS encoding energy-coupling factor ABC transporter substrate-binding protein, with amino-acid sequence MSGRKHVSVWVLVGLVAVAFAITVLSLVYGAGAGGEFEGADGQAEGTISEVSPDYEPWFEPLLPELPGEVESGVFALQAGIGGGIVGYGLGVLRTRSRQRRESVPGGATPSAAATGSTGH; translated from the coding sequence ATGAGCGGGAGGAAGCACGTCAGCGTGTGGGTGTTGGTGGGACTGGTCGCCGTCGCGTTCGCGATCACGGTGCTGTCCCTGGTCTACGGCGCCGGGGCGGGCGGTGAGTTCGAGGGTGCGGACGGGCAGGCCGAAGGGACCATCAGCGAGGTCTCTCCTGACTACGAGCCGTGGTTCGAGCCGCTTCTGCCCGAGCTGCCGGGGGAGGTCGAATCGGGGGTGTTCGCCCTCCAGGCCGGGATCGGCGGCGGGATCGTGGGTTACGGGCTCGGCGTCCTGCGGACACGCAGCAGGCAGCGTCGGGAGAGCGTGCCGGGCGGGGCGACCCCGTCGGCGGCGGCCACGGGTTCGACCGGACACTGA
- a CDS encoding energy-coupling factor transporter transmembrane protein EcfT, with translation MNPLELAASHNRWSGLPVVEKLLLFGGLLVAALLVPPPVGHVAILAVCCFCALVLARVPARIYVAALLAPVAFLVLGTGPLFLDLTEWRLVVDPAGVDTALRTVTRAIAATAATITLACTTPVADLLAAGRRAGLPAPLAHVVDTTYRLMGLLIDAARTLRQSHDLRLGHRTARAAITSVGTQFASVFVLSVRRARAIDDAMSMRAERGETAVLAETDPISATRVLVICLVLASVSILGVLT, from the coding sequence GTGAACCCACTCGAGCTCGCGGCGTCCCACAACCGCTGGTCGGGCCTCCCGGTAGTCGAGAAGCTGCTGCTCTTCGGCGGTCTGCTGGTGGCGGCACTGCTGGTGCCGCCACCAGTGGGTCACGTAGCGATCCTGGCCGTCTGCTGCTTCTGCGCACTGGTGCTGGCCCGCGTCCCCGCCAGGATCTATGTCGCGGCGTTGCTCGCGCCCGTCGCGTTCCTGGTCCTGGGAACCGGTCCGCTCTTCCTGGACCTGACGGAGTGGCGCCTCGTGGTGGATCCGGCCGGGGTCGACACCGCCTTGCGGACCGTGACCAGGGCGATCGCCGCGACGGCCGCCACCATCACCCTGGCGTGCACCACGCCCGTCGCCGACCTCCTGGCCGCTGGCCGGCGGGCCGGACTGCCCGCCCCGCTGGCTCACGTCGTCGACACCACCTACCGTCTCATGGGGCTGCTCATCGACGCCGCCCGCACGCTGCGGCAGTCCCACGATCTCAGGCTCGGACACCGCACCGCCCGGGCCGCGATCACCTCTGTCGGGACGCAGTTCGCCTCGGTCTTCGTCCTGTCCGTCAGGCGGGCACGGGCGATCGACGACGCCATGTCCATGCGCGCCGAGCGCGGCGAGACCGCGGTGCTCGCCGAGACGGACCCGATCTCGGCCACCCGCGTGCTCGTCATCTGTCTGGTTCTCGCGTCCGTCTCGATACTGGGGGTCCTCACGTGA
- a CDS encoding energy-coupling factor ABC transporter ATP-binding protein, with product MTVLALRGARFSYRRLDALGDHTHTVLDGADLTIRAGARLALLGGNGSGKTTLMRLLVGLNRLDAGELELDGERVRDRRADRTRLRQSVQMVLQEPDDQIFATTVRADVSFGPVNLGLDRAEVADRVDEALAALAITDLADRVPHHLSFGQRKRVALAGALAMRPRVLLLDEPTAGLDPLSCEDLLAALESLRAAGAAILMATHDVDLAWAWADDAVVLSGGALVRGPVHRVLQDEGLLAAARLATPWGAAVSRRLGRTVVRPGEV from the coding sequence GTGACCGTCCTCGCGCTGCGCGGCGCCCGGTTCTCCTACCGGCGTCTCGACGCCCTCGGAGACCACACCCACACCGTGCTCGACGGCGCCGACCTGACGATCCGCGCCGGGGCGAGGTTGGCGCTGCTCGGTGGTAACGGCAGCGGCAAGACGACGCTGATGCGGCTGCTCGTGGGCTTGAACCGCCTCGATGCCGGGGAGCTGGAGCTGGACGGGGAGCGGGTCCGTGACCGCCGCGCCGACCGCACCCGCCTGCGGCAGTCGGTGCAGATGGTGCTCCAGGAACCCGACGACCAGATCTTCGCCACGACCGTGCGGGCCGACGTGTCCTTCGGCCCGGTGAACCTCGGATTGGATCGGGCCGAGGTGGCCGATCGGGTCGACGAGGCCCTGGCGGCGCTGGCGATCACCGACCTCGCCGACCGCGTCCCCCACCACCTGTCCTTCGGGCAGCGCAAGAGGGTGGCCCTGGCGGGTGCGCTGGCGATGCGGCCCCGCGTCCTGCTGCTCGACGAACCGACGGCCGGGCTCGACCCGCTCTCCTGTGAGGACCTGCTCGCGGCGCTGGAGTCACTCCGTGCCGCGGGGGCGGCGATCCTCATGGCCACGCACGATGTCGACCTCGCCTGGGCCTGGGCGGACGACGCGGTGGTGCTCTCGGGTGGAGCGCTGGTCCGCGGCCCGGTCCACCGGGTGCTGCAGGACGAGGGGCTCCTCGCCGCGGCCCGGCTCGCCACTCCATGGGGAGCCGCGGTGTCGCGCCGGCTGGGCCGGACAGTGGTGCGGCCGGGGGAGGTCTGA
- a CDS encoding BLUF domain-containing protein, whose translation MSLDAESPTSPGTGHLKYLVYTSVPVRKMLPGDLESILFTSRERNRAADITGVLLFRNNCFIQFLEGPPAAIDELMTRIAADDRHSRVRVLLTEPAAERSFSDWKMGFGIPKETRSTGVDGVRDSFNDLTGGSSYDVVRRAAEDFSIWFKVRERSISTTV comes from the coding sequence ATGTCGCTGGACGCTGAGTCCCCCACGTCGCCCGGGACCGGGCACTTGAAGTATCTGGTGTACACGAGCGTGCCGGTGCGGAAGATGCTGCCGGGCGACCTGGAGTCCATCCTGTTCACCTCCCGGGAACGCAATCGTGCCGCCGATATCACCGGTGTCCTCCTCTTCAGGAACAACTGCTTCATCCAGTTCCTCGAAGGCCCTCCGGCCGCGATCGACGAGTTGATGACGCGCATCGCGGCCGATGACAGACACAGTCGCGTCAGGGTCCTGTTGACGGAACCCGCAGCCGAGCGCAGCTTCTCCGACTGGAAGATGGGCTTCGGCATCCCCAAGGAGACCCGGTCGACCGGAGTCGACGGCGTGCGGGACAGCTTCAACGACCTCACGGGCGGGTCGAGCTACGACGTCGTCCGTCGGGCCGCCGAGGATTTCTCGATCTGGTTCAAGGTCAGGGAGCGCTCGATCTCGACCACCGTCTGA